From a region of the Helianthus annuus cultivar XRQ/B chromosome 5, HanXRQr2.0-SUNRISE, whole genome shotgun sequence genome:
- the LOC110940065 gene encoding E3 ubiquitin-protein ligase RDUF2 → MSRTTSYWCYRCTRIVRLTTEDAVVCPYCDGEFIEAVDSPASPPPETRRRTSTYSLSGNNRSDLRLRRRNRGDRSPFNPVIVLRGGGDGVADDNSSGGDRGFELYYDDGAGSGLQPLPPTISEFLMTSGFDRLLDQLSQIDINGLGRTENPPAEKSAVEAMPVVEISDIHVSNELHCAVCKEEFVIGVEAREMPCRHIYHPDCILPWLNVRNSCPVCRYELPTDSTNLTDVTNSNNSEQNDDELSTVGLTIWRLPGGGFAVGRFSGGRRGGSRGGERELPVVYTEMDGGFSNGLGTPRRVMWESGRNRGNGEGGFGRVFRNMFSFFRRRRRGDSDGVSMDRSRSVSSSVFGRMRSRGNRTWNLDEENGLPMYV, encoded by the coding sequence ATGTCCAGGACGACGTCGTATTGGTGTTACAGATGCACACGCATCGTCAGACTCACAACCGAAGACGCCGTCGTTTGCCCATACTGCGACGGCGAATTCATCGAAGCCGTTGATTCTCCCGCCTCTCCGCCACCTGAAACTCGCCGGAGAACCTCCACCTACTCTCTCTCCGGCAACAACCGGTCAGATCTGAGGCTCCGCCGGCGTAACAGAGGCGACAGATCTCCGTTCAATCCAGTAATCGTCCTCCGCGGCGGCGGCGACGGCGTCGCCGATGATAATTCCAGCGGCGGAGACAGAGGTTTCGAGCTCTACTACGACGACGGAGCTGGTTCCGGTCTCCAACCGCTGCCGCCGACAATTTCAGAGTTTTTGATGACGTCAGGTTTTGATCGGTTGTTAGATCAGTTATCGCAGATTGATATTAACGGATTAGGTCGAACGGAGAATCCGCCGGCGGAGAAATCCGCCGTGGAAGCGATGCCGGTGGTTGAGATCTCGGATATCCACGTCAGCAATGAGTTGCACTGTGCTGTTTGTAAAGAAGAGTTTGTTATTGGAGTTGAAGCACGTGAGATGCCGTGTCGTCACATATATCATCCTGATTGTATTCTACCGTGGCTAAATGTGCGAAACTCGTGTCCTGTTTGCCGTTACGAATTGCCAACAGATTCAACAAATCTAACAGATGTAACTAACTCGAACAATAGCGAACAAAATGACGATGAATTATCAACCGTTGGATTGACAATTTGGAGATTACCTGGAGGCGGATTCGCGGTTGGGAGGTTTTCGGGTGGGAGAAGAGGGGGAAGCCGAGGAGGTGAGAGAGAGCTTCCGGTTGTGTATACGGAAATGGATGGAGGGTTTAGTAACGGTTTAGGTACGCCGAGGAGAGTGATGTGGGAATCGGGGAGGAATAGGGGGAATGGAGAAGGTGGATTTGGGAGAGTGTTTCGGAACATGTTTTCGTTCTTTAGGAGGAGAAGGCGTGGGGATTCGGATGGTGTGTCGATGGATAGGAGTCGAAGTGTGTCGAGTTCGGTTTTTGGTAGAATGAGGAGTAGGGGAAACAGGACTTGGAATTTGGATGAGGAAAATGGTTTGCCAATGTATGTTTAA
- the LOC110942733 gene encoding putative nuclease HARBI1 translates to MSRRLFTRIANDLAGLDPFFMQRPDARNYEGFTTLQKCIAAIRQLAYGTVADALDEYLQMSARTTRECLYRFCHNVVKLYSKKYLRKPNACDVQQLYQAHEARHGFPGMLCSIDCMHWAWHNCPTAWRGQYTRGDHGYPTVILEAVASQDLWIWHSFFGLPGSLNDLNVLYQSAIFTDVVNGTGPDTRFTVSGVEYRRGYYLADGIYPSWSTIVKTIPYPEDEKRKKFAKRQEAARKEIERAFGVLQKKWVVLQQPARAFTPKRLRLCMYACILLHNMIIEDEGRAICEYDENASYGNTVPVDPPQQDLNSFSLTNDFTHANFQQDLIEHIWNNVNIGDGDGDEDE, encoded by the coding sequence ATGAGTCGCCGCTTATTCACACGGATTGCTAATGATTTGGCGGGGCTAGACCCGTTTTTCATGCAACGACCTGATGCTCGAAATTATGAAGGGTTCACCACGTTACAGAAGTGTATtgcggccattcgccaactggcGTACGGGACAGTGGCCGACGCTTTGGACGAGTACTTACAGATGTCGGCAAGAACTACGCGGGAATGTTTGTATCGGTTTTGCCATAATGTGGTGAAACTGTATAGCAAAAAATATTTGCGGAAACCAAACGCGTGTGATGTTCAACAGTTGTACCAAGCTCATGAAGCAAGGCACGGGTTTCCGGGAATGCTTTGTAGCATTGATTGTATGCATTGGGCGTGGCATAACTGCCCGACTGCGTGGCGTGGCCAATATACGCGAGGTGATCACGGCTATCCAACCGTGATACTTGAAGCCGTGGCATCACAAGATTTGTGGATATGGCATTCTTTCTTTGGTCTCCCTGGTTCACTCAATGACCTCAACGTGTTATACCAATCGGCGATCTTTACCGATGTCGTTAATGGAACCGGTCCGGACACACGTTTTACAGTTTCTGGGGTTGAGTATAGACGTGGGTATTATCTTGCTGACGGGATATATCCGTCTTGGTCTACAATTGTAAAGACTATTCCATATCCTGAGGacgaaaaaaggaaaaaattcgCCAAGCGTCAAGAAGCTGCAAGAAAAGAAATCGAACGTGCTTTTGGTGTCTTACAAAAAAAATGGGTCGTCCTTCAACAACCGGCACGTGCGTTCACACCGAAAAGGTTGCGCCTTTGTATGTACGCTTGCATTTTGCTCCATAACATGATTATTGAAGACGAAGGTCGGGCGATTTGTGAGTATGATGAGAATGCATCTTACGGGAACACTGTCCCGGTTGATCCGCCACaacaggatttaaactcgttcTCGCTAACCAACGACTTCACGCATGCAAACTTTCAACAGGATTTGATAGAACATATTTGGAACAACGTTAACATCGGGGACGGTGACGGAGACGAAGacgagtag
- the LOC118492069 gene encoding probable inactive heme oxygenase 2, chloroplastic: MFRIRLKVFAFFTSSSSSSSSYSLNPTSSKAKDESLPNNLLPPVKKKRNAYRWLRPGETHGITEEMRFVAMKLREKKLELETDKLDERESDSSDDDASDDLTWEPELDGFLRYLVDSEFVFRTVERV; encoded by the exons ATGTTTCGTATTAGATTAAAGGTTTTTGCTTTCttcacatcatcatcatcgtcatcatcatcatactcattaAATCCCACCagtagcaaagctaag GACGAATCTTTGCCAAACAACCTGCTGCCGCCGGTGAAGAAGAAGCGGAACGCGTACCGGTGGCTCCGGCCAGGGGAAACGCATGGGATTACTGAAGAAATGAGATTTGTTGCGATGAAATTACGTGAGAAGAAGCTGGAACTTGAGACTGATAAATTGGATGAGAGAGAAAGTGACAGTTCCGATGACGATGCCTCCGATGATCTGACGTGGGAGCCTGAATTGGATGGGTTTTTGAGGTATTTGGTTGATAGTGAATTTGTTTTTAGAACGGTTGAGCGTGTATGA